Sequence from the Microbacterium sp. AZCO genome:
CCCACTGCGACCCCGTATCGCGGTCCTGCCAGTGAACGAGCCGGATACGCGAGCGCCCTCGATCTCCTGCGCGCCGATCCGCGAGTCACAGGCGTCTTCGCGGGGAACGACGTCATGGCGATCGGCGCCCTCGGTGCCGCGCGGGAGCTCGGGCTGGACGTGCCGGGGCAGCTCTCGATCGTCGGCTACGACAACACGGCGCTCGCCCAGACGCGGCTGATCGATCTCACGACCGTCGACGACGACAGCGTGGGCGTAGGGCGGGAGTCGGGGCGACTCCTTCTCGCGCGCATGGCGGGGAAGGAGCCGGACGGCGTCCGGCGCACGCTCGAGCCGTCGCTCGTCGTCCGTGGAACGACGGCCGCTCCTGCCTGATGCCTGGTTCGATCGCGCGGTGCAATGCCGCTGAGGGCTCTGACTCCTTCGACGACGGACGAAAGGGAGAGGGGCGGGAATCCGGCATCCGGATTCCCGCCCCTCTCCTGGACGTCTCAGCGGCGCCGTGTCGCGGAGTCCTGCTCGAGCGTTCGGATGGCGTTGGTCATACCGCCGAGCTCCTTCAGCTCGTGACTCAGCTCCGTCAGCTCGTCGCCGCCGGCCATCTGGCGGGTCAACTCGTCGAGGGCGACCTCGTCGCGCTTCTTGTCGAGCACCGCCTGTCCGAGCTTGAGGATGACGAAGTGGTCGCCGACCAAGTAGGCGTGGTGGGGATTGTGCGTGATGAAGACGACGCCCAGACCCGCATCCCGCGCTGCCGCGGTGTACTTGAGCACGACACCGGACTGCTTCACACCGAGGGCCGCGGTGGGCTCGTCGAGGATCAGGACCTTGGCGCCGAAGTAGACGGCGCGGGCGATCGCGACGCACTGGCGCTGGCCCCCTGAGAGCGTGCCGATGGGCTGATCGATGTCCTTGACGACGACGCCCATCTTGCGCAGCTCCGTGTCCGCGATCTCCTTCATGGCGCGGATGCGCATTCCGGAGAG
This genomic interval carries:
- a CDS encoding ATP-binding cassette domain-containing protein, which produces MTDALHSAAPAGRGTTLIKMTDVGKTYGAVRALKGINLKVNAGEVTCVLGDNGAGKSTLIKIMAGLHPHNEGVLEVNGQEAHFGSPREALAEGIATVYQDLAVVGLMETWRNFFLGSELVSGRFPLSGMRIRAMKEIADTELRKMGVVVKDIDQPIGTLSGGQRQCVAIARAVYFGAKVLILDEPTAALGVKQSGVVLKYTAAARDAGLGVVFITHNPHHAYLVGDHFVILKLGQAVLDKKRDEVALDELTRQMAGGDELTELSHELKELGGMTNAIRTLEQDSATRRR